Below is a genomic region from Medicago truncatula cultivar Jemalong A17 chromosome 3, MtrunA17r5.0-ANR, whole genome shotgun sequence.
AATTCAAGTTCGGTTATTCATCCCATGTAACTATATAAATCAAGTTCTAATTTTTATAGACGGCTATAGCATTCTATTTTTCGAATTCTATTGTTTGGTTTAAAATAGTaaagtctttggatttcaaataataaaatgcttcaaagtgaatgaaaaaaaaacctGTTTTGCAACTTTTTCGTGTTGTGATGTTGGAACATTGTCATTGTAGGAATCATCCTCTCGCAACAATGGAGATACCAAATACTCAAGGAAAGATCCGATTGCATGAACAGTTGGACACCCTTTTGCTTTCCTCAAACAAGTTGGGCATACTTCCAAGAAATTTATCTTTGAATCTGATGTGAAGAAGAAAACTGGTCAAAAAGATAGCAATGTCTTTTCGTGTTCTTTGGTTCTCTCAGAAATAATCTATATTGATGATATATTCTAGGTATTTATGTTTAGGCTGTTTGTTCAGTTCGAAAAAAACTCTAACACTAAAGGCAAGtaattacaaccaacaacacactacaattattataaaaataacaaaaaaaaacctatatcCAGGAAAAAAACCTATGTGTCTTGGAGCAGGAGACGGGGGAGGATACGTGGTTATGCCCTCTATGTCGGAATAATCACGCCCACCCCCCGATGAATAACATGAATACATATGCCACCTAAATAAAACAATTCTCTTAAACAAAACATCTTACCAATATGATTGAGGTCTTCCAACCGTTTTAtcgaagaaaataaaaaacttagaATATGATTGAGTTTTATTAAATACCCGTTTACCCTCATCTATTCTAAAACCAATAATAAATTAGTGTAAAAATTCTCCTATGTTAGTGAGAAATTCAGAAAACATGCATTTCACAATAAGAAATCCAGAAACATGCATTTGCATTTCACAAGAGAAACTGTTACATTAATATTATACCGTAATACAACACAGTGGATGAAAtgttttccaaaaacaaaagtggatgatgatggtgatgggAAGTTGCCTCCCAAAAAAACTCCTAACACTAAATGCAAGtaattacaaccaacaacacactacaattattataaaaaataacaacaaaaaaaaaccaatgtcCAGGAAAAAAACCTACGTGTCTTGGTTTATTTATCATCCTCTAATTACAACCAAACTAACTTTGAAGGACTTTTAAAGGTGGAATCATTGTTTTATTCTTTGAAACTGAAAGAAGAGAaacctctttttatttttatctttgtgTTGTACCTGTGTTATTGTAGTTCCAAATTTTATTATACTTGTGCACCACTCATACTTGTATTAGAGTCAACCAATTAATCAgtctaacaattttttaacaagccaaaaatagaagaaaaaaaatcaaaaaaagatCAACATTTGAGTCTCAACAAGCTAATGAAGTGAAAAATACACTGACACAACAATTAGGtcaattcttaaaaaaagtgatatatttgataatattgaaaatgaaaaaaaaaatagatatgaaAACATGGAGAGTGCATTTATAATTCTTTGATATTTAGATGCCTTCAATTTTTCGCCAAATTgtacatataatttatatttatactgGCTTTCTCAACTTTCTTCCATAATAAAATATCGACTTTAGTAATATTGATTTTCACAAAGAACCAACTTGACTTATGTTGGTTTCTATGATTCATATAATTTGTGAGGGCTACACTTCCGTCTTTATAAACTAGACACCATCTACCGAGGACCGTCTAAAAGAGTGCCATATCTacatgagaaatgatatatgtacattATGAACTTATTGTCCTTTTTTCCTGTAGTGGTCACGCACGCACGCGCACACAAAACTTAATAGGCCAACTTAATACTTTTCACTTCATCAATAGACTTCAAATAGGAAGTGTTAAGAAAActaaattgaaattatattgGGTTAGCATGGTGGTATTGACTCGAGACTTGGGacttgggagtgtgctcctcctcaatgtttcaggttcgattctctccgtGCCAATTTGGATGGgctagtttagcttcttaaaaaacaaatgaaattagaaaattgcttttttgacaaatgaaagttcctattgacacaagtaaaatacataaatacccccagcggtagttaactaccgttatCCAAAGCGTCGGCAGATAACTGCCGCTGGAAGCTAGCAGTTGTTAACAAACGCTACGTTCTGCGAATAAACAAGAACATAACCCTCATTTTTCCATTTTCCAGATTTCTCAACTTCCAAATTTCTCCAAACTTGTACTTCACGAATTTGCgccaaatttcatcaattaattcaCAAGTAAGTTCTTTCCTTCCTATTTACATGCAGTGTAGTTTGTTTAGGGTgttagttttcataattttgaGTCAAATGTTAGTTTTAGGTTAGgttagaaaattgaaaattaagctTGATTTAGATGTTTTAAAGTATTATTTAtgctgaattgttgttgtttagtgTAAATGTAGGTACAATGTAGCCctttagatgttcaaataacactagcTGTGCTCCTAATTTAGAGTGCACataaggtgtttgatgaaatgcctaAGTGAGAAAATGTTGcttttttgtgtaattttttttcaaatatgttCAATTTTATAATGTATATATGCTGTAATTATTATAGACTTggatttataaattttttggcaAGTTTGATGAATGACATAATATGGTATATTACATAAAGTTTGATGAATgtgttatattaaattttatttatcatatatGCTTAAGTTTAATTTGTGATAATGTAAGGGTTAGAACATTGCTCCATAAATTTGGCATAATGATAACCATAGTGTGATAAGTGGCTAATTTCATGGAGTACAAACTTTGCAGACTCAAAAAAGTTAGACATCTATCATTCAAACATGGCTTGAGGAGGACAGGCAGTGAAGAAGGAATAGAAGCTGTCTTTGGTCTTTTTTAAGTTATGCCTTTGTCTCCACATGAATCACCAGTTTGCAATTTTTTTGCTAAACATTGAATTCTTTGTTCTGTTTCaagaattcaaacaaaattttagtCTTGATCCAATAAGAACGGAACATTTTAAGAATTTGCAATTGACATGACATGGTGCCTTTTTCATTTGTTCCTTCCAAGAGTAGTCATAGTAAATGAACATCATCAGGAATACTATTcagaaaacaaaatgatatatgACAAACTGAAAGCCAGATCCTATTAAACCAAAACTTGACGAATAGCATTATTGTgttgaaaataaacaaatcacaTCCAGTGCATTAGGTAATCCTCATGCTGGGTTGAAACCCATTCACAGTAAATCCTCCATCAACAGAAACAATCTGGCCAGTGATGTAGGAAGCAGCTGGCAGGCAAAGGAAAGTCACCAAGGAAGACACTTCATGTGTTTCTGCTATACGCTTTATTGGTGTTCGAGATAGTACTTGATTCACAAACTCTTCGTTAGCAATTAGCTGTAAGAAAGACAAATTAGCAACACAAGTTATGAACAAAACATTGCCATTAATAGATTAATACTACAGATGAGCACACTAACATTACAGTCACATATATGTTTTGAATCATCAGCACTTAATGAATTAGCCTATGATAGCAGAAAACCCTCCATACACAGATAAACAAACCACCTACACAAACACAGCAGGTACAACACACTACACTAGAGCATGTGCAGATCCAAGAAAGATGTTACAGAGCCAAACCTATGTGTCATAACAAATAGGTCCATATTTTCCATGTTGCTGCCCTCAAAGCCAGTTCATTTCTTATTCATATGTATTAATTTCTATGTAGTCAATCCCGGATAGCGGCCGACCCCAAAAGTGGGATAGCGGGTAGCGGGATCGCCGGGATTGATCAACTTTTGGACAAATTACATGAATGAGGTAAAGTATAAAAAACcatatatttgatataaaattaaacaaataactCAAAACTCATGGAACACTCATAAATCAAAAACATTCACAAGTCTTAATCAAAACATTACATCCAATTCCAAACTCCAACACAAGTCAAGGATTGGCCGGGATCCTCTCCGTTGCGATTTTCCTCTGGGCTGCTCCACTCCTATGGATCGCGCCAGGATTGGCTGGGATTGACTACCCAGATTATTTTAAGAAGTATATTCTAAAACATGATTTCGGTATCTTCGCATACGTGAATCAAAGAGACGTGACATTGGATGAGCCACAATTGTGTGTCATATACATACGTGAATCAAACAGAAGGCAGCAGGtagatattatttttgaaaaaaattatggagaagAAAAGCTATCAGATCATTAAAAAGTTGTCATTTACGTCACCCTGTATGCAATACTAAATGAATTATATAATGCAAGTATTCACCAGTGTTATCAAATGGCTACCATGGCAGAATGACTTGTCTGAATTTTTTGACAACCACCATAGACAATGGCGCATTTCTATGGTGTATTTTAGTCTTCTGCCATATTTCACCATGGACAACACTGGTAATCACCGAGAATAAAGCAACAACCAATTTATTATCTTTGGTTCTAACAGACAAATGGTGCTTTGCTAAGTGCATATACAGACACTTTGCCTGTTGATACCTTAAAGTTTCTGATTATCAAATGATCTTGATGGTAGTAATTACGCTGATTGAAAACAAAACACCAAAACATACATTTTCCCGTCAATATGGAAAATCATTAGACTTGTGATAAGGGCACCACTACCAATGAAATCAGAATGTAGCAAAATATGAGTCATCCCAAATATGCAAGCAATTTTGATTTCCCTATTCAATAATCCAAAGAGTTATCGACACTCAGAGACTATAGACATGCAGTACTGAGTTCTATCTTAAATTCTTCCTAATCCTACACTACCAAATGATCCTCAAAATGGAGTATCAatgtaaaaacatcaaaacacagGTCATTATTTACTATAAAGAACCCAATAACAAAATAGAAGAATACCATACCATACACCTCCGATTAAACAATGACCAATCAGTCATTTCATACAAATCAAATGATCATTACAAATTCAAacaatcttcataaaaaaaaaatgacaaagcCACAGAATGAATAATTGAAGGTGTGAAAGAGCATTACATGTTCCACAAGTGGTGTTTTTGTATACCAGGGTGCGACACAGTTGCTCCTTATGTTGTCTTTCGCCCATTCACAAGCAAGACTTTTTGTCAGCTGATTGATTGCAGCTGaagaaaacaacacaataaATCTTTTAGTTTGTATCCATTATATTTCAACAAAAGGTTAAAGATAACATAATGCTTCCATTTCCAAATTACCTTTACTCGCTGCATAGATGCTTCCAGTACCTACGCTTGTCAGAGACCCAACAGAGGAAATGAAAACAATGCTTCCATTTCCAGATTCTTTAAGAAGAGGATATGTCAGTTGGCATAGATGATATGCAGAATCCAAGTTAGTAGTCATCACTTTCGAATAATCTTCGGCCGTATACTCGATTGTTGGCTTCCTCACATTTGTTCCAGCATTGTTCACCTAAACTCACAAGAACATCATATCAACATATGAGATGAAGTCATAAcatagcaccgacacttctgatCGAAGAGATATCCAATGTAGGACAcagacacatgtgattacattcattttcttaaattcagCATCAATTATATAGaaatgcaaaacaaaatatatagaaaaggaaaaactcACAAATATGTTGAGTTTGCCATTGAAAGAAGAAGCCACATTTTGAATAAGCTCCTCTctttgagaagaagaagatgcaTCACAAACAGATCCATAAACAGAAAAACCTTTCTCTTTCCACTCATTTAAGCGTTTATTCAGCTCCTCTTGGTTCCTAGAACAAGTGTAGACTGTGGCACCAAACTCAGCGAGTTCTTCCACGATAGCATGTCCGATTCCACGTGTTCCGCCGGTGACGAGAGCAGTGAATCCCTTGAGGGACCATCTTGAGCTTCTGCTACTGCTCTCTGCGTTCGCCATTCTTGTTTTTGTGACCTCTTCGATAATTTTATCCAAGAACCAACGACGTCGTTTAGTTTGAAATTTCTTTCCGTGTGTTTTACCAAATTTGCTGAGCGAGATCTGGGCCTAACAATATTACACTCGACTGTGCTTTTCTAGCCCCCCCAATTTCTCCCAGACCCCCCCAAGTTTTATTGTTTGATtcatgttttatattttgttttatgataTATACGTAGATATGGTTGAACCCCTCATTGTTCCAAAAATGGATCCAGAGGTCTATTCCATTGATAAGTGTGAAATATTGTCCCTAAAAGAAGTATGAAGATCGAAAAGAGATTATTAATTTGGTTCATTGTCAAGCAAGAAATGCATGATttactatatattaaaatagataaattcGATGGTGATTATTTTTCCTACTATTTTGTTGATGGATTCCACTTATAAAACCAAACactacaaaatttcattgtttaaGATAGCTGGGGTCACCTCAATGCAATTGGCATACTCTGTTGGGTTTGATTTTCTGACTTGTGAAAAAGAGGATAATTTCTCTTGGGCTCTATATATGAGTGTATTGATCTTTTGAAGTGTAAAGAAAATATGTCGAAGTTAATTGTTATGGATAGGGATATCACATTGATGAATGTTCTTGCCAAAACGTTTCCAACTTCTACTAATTTGGTGTGTGAATTTCATATTTCGAAAAATGTGAGAGCTAGGTGCAAGACAAATTGCAAAGTGACAAGTTCGAAATAAAAATAGGTGAAGTCGACGAATTTATGTAACACCATCATGGATGCTTGAAAATTAGTGTATTCTCTTTACGAGGAACTATATACATATGTAACTGTACACTTGAGAAAAGTATGAAATattaccaaaattcatgaatCATGTTGAAAGTACCATATTGAAACccttaaagaaaaaaactatgaaGGTGTGGACAAACCGTGTTATGCATTTTGGtaacacaacaaaaaatataaatgaatatgCTCATGGTAGATTGAAACAATATTTCGGGTTGTGGTTGGGAAACTATACACAACATGTTAACGTTGC
It encodes:
- the LOC25489336 gene encoding tropinone reductase homolog At5g06060, with the protein product MANAESSSRSSRWSLKGFTALVTGGTRGIGHAIVEELAEFGATVYTCSRNQEELNKRLNEWKEKGFSVYGSVCDASSSSQREELIQNVASSFNGKLNIFVNNAGTNVRKPTIEYTAEDYSKVMTTNLDSAYHLCQLTYPLLKESGNGSIVFISSVGSLTSVGTGSIYAASKAAINQLTKSLACEWAKDNIRSNCVAPWYTKTPLVEHLIANEEFVNQVLSRTPIKRIAETHEVSSLVTFLCLPAASYITGQIVSVDGGFTVNGFQPSMRIT